A genomic window from Canis lupus dingo isolate Sandy chromosome 13, ASM325472v2, whole genome shotgun sequence includes:
- the ZHX1 gene encoding zinc fingers and homeoboxes protein 1, with protein sequence MASRRKSTTPCMVLASEQDPDLELISDLDEGPPVLTPVENTRAESISSDEEVHESVDSDNQQNKKVEGGYECKYCTFQTPDLNMFTFHVDSEHPNVVLNSSYVCVECNFLTKRYDALSEHNLKYHPGEENFKLTMVKRNNQTIFEQTINDLTFDGSFVKEENSEQAEPTEVSSSGISISKTPIMKMMKNKVENKRITVHHNSVEDIPEDKENEIKPDREETVENPSSSASESNTSTSIVNRIHPNTASTVMTPAAVLPGLAQVITAVSAQQNSNLIPKVLIPVNSIPTYNAALDNNPLLLNTYNKFPYPTMSEITVLSAQAKYTEEQIKIWFSAQRLKHGVSWTPEEVEEARRKQFNGTVHTVPQTITVIPTHISTGSNGLPSILQTCQIVGQPGLVLTQVAGANPLPVTAPIALTVAGVPNQTNVQKSQAPAAQPIAETKPATAAIPPSQLVKHETTGANPDSFGIRAKKTKEQLAELKVSYLKNQFPHDSEIIRLMKITGLTKGEIKKWFSDTRYNQRNSKSNQCLHLNNDSSTTIIIDSSDETTESPTVVTSQPKQSWNPFPDFTPQKFKEKTAEQLRALQASFLNSSVLTDEELNRLRAQTKLTRREIDAWFTEKKKSKALKEEKMEVDENNAGSSKEEPGETSPRDESGAPKPGNTGKICKKTPEQLHMLKSAFVRTQWPSPEEYDKLAEESGLARTDIVSWFGDTRYAWKNGNLKWYYYYQSANSSSMNGLSSLRKRGRGRPKGRGRGRPRGRPRGSKRMNNWDRGPSLIKFKTGTAILKDYYLKHKFLNEQDLDELVNKSHMGYEQVREWFAERQRRSELGMELFEENEEEDEVIDDQEEDEEETDDSDTWEPPRHVKRKLSKSDD encoded by the coding sequence ATGGCAAGCAGGCGAAAATCCACAACACCTTGCATGGTCCTTGCCAGTGAACAGGATCCAGACCTGGAGTTGATATCAGATTTGGATGAAGGTCCTCCTGTACTTACACCTGTAGAAAACACCAGAGCAGAGAGTATCTCAAGTGATGAAGAAGTTCATGAATCTGTGGATTCtgacaatcaacaaaataaaaaagttgaagGTGGCTATGAATGTAAATATTGTACTTTTCAAACCCCAGATCTAAATATGTTTACTTTTCATGTGGATTCAGAACATCCCAATGTAGTGCTAAATTCATCCTATGTTTGTGTTGAATGCAATTTTCTTACCAAAAGGTATGATGCACTTTCCGAGCATAATCTGAAATATCACCCAGGAGAAGAGAATTTTAAGTTGACTATGGTGAAACGAAATAACCAGACAATCTTTGAACAGACAATAAATGATCTGACTTTTGATGGTAGTTTTGTCAAAGAGGAGAATTCAGAGCAAGCTGAACCTACAGAAGTTTCTTCTTCAGGAATATCTATCAGTAAAACCCCAAtcatgaaaatgatgaaaaataaagtggagaACAAACGGATCACAGTTCATCACAACTCAGTTGAGGACATTCCTGaagacaaagagaatgaaatcaaaCCAGACCGTGAAGAAACTGTGGAAAATCCAAGTTCCTCAGCCTCTGAATCTAATACAAGTACTTCGATTGTCAACAGAATACATCCAAATACTGCCAGCACAGTCATGACCCCAGCAGCAGTTCTTCCTGGGTTAGCACAGGTGATAACTGCTGTATCAGCTCAGCAGAATTCCAATTTGATTCCCAAAGTCTTAATCCCCGTTAATAGCATTCCTACCTACAATGCTGCATTGGATAACAACCCCCTGTTGCTTAACACCTACAACAAGTTCCCTTATCCCACAATGTCAGAAATTACTGTTCTTTCTGCTCAAGCAAAATACACAGAGGAACAGATCAAGATATGGTTTTCAGCCCAACGCTTAAAACATGGTGTTAGCTGGACTCCCGAGGAAGTAGAGGAGGCcagaagaaaacaattcaatGGAACAGTACACACTGTACCTCAGACCATAACCGTTATTCCTACACACATTTCCACAGGGAGTAATGGTTTACCATCCATTTTACAGACATGCCAAATAGTTGGTCAGCCAGGACTGGTCCTTACACAAGTAGCTGGAGCAAACCCCTTGCCAGTAACAGCACCTATAGCCTTGACAGTGGCAGGGGTTCCAAATCAAACAAACGTACAAAAAAGTCAGGCACCTGCTGCCCAGCCTATTGCAGAGACAAAGCCAGCAACAGCAGCAATCCCACCTTCTCAGCTTGTTAAACATGAAACCACAGGGGCAAACCCTGATTCATTTGGCATTCGAGCCAAAAAGACTAAAGAACAACTGGCTGAATTAAAAGTCAGCTACCTTAAAAATCAGTTTCCCCATGATTCAGAAATTATCAGACTTATGAAAATCACAGGCCTGACTaaaggagagattaaaaaatgGTTTAGTGACACAAGGTACAACCAGAGAAATTCGAAGAGTAATCAGTGCTTACATCTCAACAATGATTCCTCCACGACTATTATTATAGACTCCAGTGATGAAACCACGGAATCCCCAACTGTTGTTACTTCACAGCCTAAACAATCCTGGAATCCTTTTCCCGACTTCACTCCCCAGAAATTTAAAGAGAAGACCGCAGAACAGCTCCGTGCCCTTCAGGCAAGTTTTCTCAACAGCTCTGTACTCACAGATGAAGAGTTAAATAGGTTAAGAGCTCAAACCAAACTTACCAGAAGGGAAATTGATGCTTGGTTTacagagaagaagaaatcaaaagctttaaaggaggagaaaatggaagTAGATGAAAATAATGCAGGTAGTTCCAAAGAAGAACCTGGAGAAACTTCTCCCAGAGATGAATCTGGTGCACCTAAGCCAGGAAATACGGGCAAGATCTGTAAAAAAACACCTGAGCAGTTGCACATGCTTAAGAGTGCATTTGTCCGAACCCAGTGGCCATCACCAGAAGAATATGACAAGTTGGCTGAAGAAAGCGGGCTTGCTAGAACAGACATTGTCAGTTGGTTTGGGGACACCCGTTATGCTTGgaaaaatggaaacttaaaaTGGTACTACTACTATCAAAGCGCCAATTCGAGTAGTATGAATGGGCTGTCCTCCCTtaggaaaagggggagggggagacccaaaggaaggggaagaggaagaccACGTGGGCGGCCGAGAGGAAGCAAGAGAATGAACAACTGGGACAGGGGGCCATCactcataaaatttaaaactggaaCTGCAATACTTAAGGATTATTACCTGAAGCACAAATTTCTTAATGAGCAAGACCTTGACGAGCTCGTGAACAAATCACATATGGGCTATGAGCAGGTCAGAGAGTGGTTTGCAGAAAGACAGAGGAGATCCGAGTTAGGTATGGAATTATTTGAGGAAAATGAGGAGGAAGATGAAGTGATCGATGATCAGGAAGAGGACGAAGAAGAAACAGATGATAGTGACACTTGGGAACCCCCACGACATGTGAAACGGAAGCTTTCTAAATCAGATGACTGA